The nucleotide sequence GGATGCTGCCCGCCGGCGGGAAGCTCTCCGGCCGCAGCGCGAGCAGCACGCCGCCGCCGCCGAGCATCCCCAGCAGGAAGAGCAATCGCTCGGAGCGCTCGCTCGACCCCGGCAGGACGATCCCCGCGACCATACCGCTGATCCCGGCGATTCGACCATTCCAGAGCAAGAGCACCGAAGCAGACAGACCAATGAGCATGCCGCCCAGGAGGGCGGGCAGAGGCGTGAAGCCTTGCATGACGCTGGATTCCTCTCGAGGGCGCCTCGTTGCAGGCGCCATGCCACCGCGTACACCCGCGAAACGACTCGATCCTTTCGCGCGACGCAGCGCCGCTGCGACGCGCGTGTTTCAGGGGGCGCAACATCGTGAAACGTCCGCGGCGGGGGACGGGCGCGCCCTGCCGGCGACACGCGCAAGGCCCGATCCGCAGAACCTCGCTGACGTTTGCCGTTGATATTGTAAATTGTACGAAATGGCGTGGGAGTCCGATCAAGCTCGACAGCTTCACCTGCATGGCTCCGCAGAGGCTCGGGCGCGCCCCGCCTCCCTTTCCCGCTCGGTCGCGCGCCTGCCCCTGCTCTTCGGCGCCGCGGTCCTGGTCGTCACCGGCTGCACGCTCCTCGGCTGGGCGCTCGACATCCCGGGCTTGTGCGGCTGGAAGACGCCTTATCCCCCCATGATGCCCATGTCCGCCGTGACGCTCCTCCTCCAGGGGCTCGCGGTGCTCTGCGCGCGCCCGGATCCGCGGCAGCAAAGCGGCGGGCGGGCCTTCGCGGGCCGCGCCTTCGCCGCCGCGTCGCTCGGCCTGACCCTCGTCATCCTCGCCGAATACGCGATGGGGATCGACCTCGTCGACGACCTGCTCTTCCCGGACGCGGTCCACCGCCACACGCCCGACCCCTTCCCCGGCCGGATGTCGCTGTACACGGCGCTGGTCGCGAGCTTCACGGCGAGCGCCTTGCTCACCGCTTCACGGCCATCGCCGCGGGCACGCGCGTGGACGCAGCCCCTCGCGACCGTCGGGGGGTTGCTCTCGCTCCTGGCGCTCATGGGGCACCTCTATGGCGTCATCGTGCTCTTCGGCGTCACCCGCATCCTCGGCATGGCCATCCCCAGCGCCGTCGCGGTGCTGCTGCTCGCGCTCTCCGCGATCACCCTCACGCCCGAGCGGGGCGTCATGGCGGCGCTCCTGCGAGGCGGATCGAGCGGCGTCCTCTTGCGCAAGCTCCTGCTCGTGGCGACGTGCTTGCCGCTCGCGCTCGCCGTCGCCTTGCGCCTCGGGAGCGCCGCGAGCCTCTACAGCCTCCCGTTTTCCTTCTCCGTCTACGTGCTCCTCACGGTCGTCGCGTCGCACGCGATCGCGTTCCTCGCCGCGGCGGTCGTCGCGCGGATCGAGGAAGAGCGCGTGGAGCGAGCCGTCCTCTCGGTCGCGCGGGCGCAAGCGACCGCCGAGCGCGACCGGGCCCAGGCGCTCGCCGAGGCGCTCCGGCAGAACCAGGCGCAGTTCCAGGCCATCGTCGATCACGCGCCCGCGGCCATTTACATCAAGGACGCGGAGGGCCGCCTGCTGCTCATCAGCCGGCACGCCGAGCGCGCTTATGGCAGGCCCCGGGAGGTGATGCTCGGCAAACACGAGCGCAACTTCCTGTCGCGCGAGACGGCCGACGTCTTCGCCGCCAACGACGCGGTCGTACGCGAACGCGGCGCCCCGCTGGAGACCGAAGAGATCCTCCTCTTGCCGGACGGCCCCCACACGTACCTCTCCATCAAATTCCCTCTGCCCGCGCCCGACGGAGGCCCCTGCCTGGTGGCGGGCATCTCGACCGACATCACCGAAAAAAAGCGCTTCGAGGAGCGCCGCGAGTTCTTGCTCGCCCTGCAAGCCGAGCTCCTGCACCTCGACGATCCCGCGGCGCTCGCGGGGCGCGCGGTGTCGCGGCTCGGAGAGCGGCTCGGCGTGGACGGCGCGGGGCTCGTGCTCGTGGATCAGGCCGCCCAGGAGGTCGTGCACGTCCCGGGATACGCTTATGGCACGACGCCCCGGGACATCTGGCGTTTTCCCCTCGACGTCTGGGGCCGGACGCTCGCCGAGATCCACGAGGGGCACGTGATCGTCGTGAACGATACGGCCACGGACCCGCGGATGCGGGACGATTACGAGCGCGTTCATGGCAAATACGGCGTCGCGGCGATCCTCATGGCCCCCATCTTCCGTAATGGCGCGTGGGTCGCGTACCTCTCGGCCTACACGGCGACGCCGCGGCGATGGGCGGACGACGAGGTGAAGCTCTGCCGGGAGGTCGCGAACATCACCTGGCCGCTCTACGAGAATGCGCGCCTCGTCGTCCTCTTGCGGGACGCGGTGCGCGCCCGCGACGATTTCCTCTCGATCGCCTCCCACGAGCTGAAGACGCCCCTCACCCCGCTGCTGCTCCGGCTCGAGTCCCTGGAGCGCGCGACCACGAAGCAGCCCGATTCGCCTTACGTGCAGACGGTCAAGGGCGTGGTCGACGTGGCCAAGCGGCAATTGAGGCGCCTGACGGATCTCACGACGGACCTGCTCGACGCGACGCGGATCCAGGCGGGGAAGCTCTCGGTGGTGCACGAGGAGGTGGACCTCGTCGAGGTCGTGCGCGACGTGTGCCAGCGGTTCGCGCTCGACGCCGCGCGGGTGGGCTCGCCGCTCGTGATCCACGCGCCAGCCTCGGCGAAGGGCCTCTGGGACAGGCTACGCGTCGAGCAGGTGGTGGACAACTTGCTCTCGAACGCGCTGAAATACGGCCCTGGAAAGCCCATCTGCATCGAGATCGTGGTGCACGAGCGGACCGCGACCCTCACCGTGAAGGACCAGGGCATCGGGATCCGGGTCGAGGACCAGGAGCGTATCTTCGGGCGCTTCGAGCGGGCCGTGCCGGAGCGGAGTTATGGCGGGCTCGGGCTCGGCCTGCACATCGTCCGGGCCATCGTGGAGGCGCTCGGCGGGACGATCGCCGTCCTCAGCGCGCCGGGCGAGGGCGCCACGTTCACGGTGACGTTGCCGTTCGGGTCGGCGAGGGCGACCGAGGCGGCCTGATCAAGCGCCGTCGTTCTGGAGAAACGCCGCGATCTCGGCGGTCACGAGCTCGGGGCGCTCGTGGTGGATCCAGTGGGTGGCGCCCGGGACGTGCTGGATACGCACGTCCGGCACGAGGTCGCTGCCCGGATCGGCGAACTCGCGGCCGAGGTAACGGTCCTCGTCGCCCCAGAGCACGAGCGTGGGGGCGTCGATGCGGCGCGTCCGGACCTGGTCTCTCCGGCGAACGGCGGCGCGATAATAGTTGATCATGGCCGTGAGCGCGCCCGGCTCCGCGAAGGCCTCGCGATAACGCTCGAGGTCCTCGGCGCTCGGCACGTTCGGCCCGCGGACCTCCTTCCGGAGCGCCTCGAGCATCCCGGCGTAGTCGTCGTGGCCGAGCAGGCGCTCGGGCAACGCGGGGAGCTGGAAGGCGAACATGTACCAGCTCCGCGCGAGCTGCCGCGGCGAGCGGATCCCGTCCCGGAGGAGGCGCGCGGGGTGCGGGCCATTGATCACGCAGAGCCGCGCGAGGAGCTCCGGATGGGCCATGGCGAAGCACCACGCGACGCCCGCGCCCCAGTCGTGCCCGACGACGGAGGCCCGCGGCTCGCCCAGCGCGCGCACGAGCCCGGCGATGTCCCCGGCGAGGTGGCGGGTGCCGTAGGCATCAACGCCGGCGGGTTTGTCGGAACGGCCATACCCCCGCATGTCGGGGGCGACGACGTGAAACCCCTTCTGCGCGAGCGCCGGGAGGATACGGCGCCACGCATACCAGAACTCGGGGAACCCGTGCAGGAGGATGACGAGCGGGCCGCTGCCGGCCTCGGCGATGTGCAGGCGGACCTCGCCGACGTCGAGGGTGCGGTGGTGGATCTCGGGCTCGGAGGCGGGCGAACTCATGCGGGGGACTTTACGCGATGTCGGCCGGCCGCGCGGGGCCGATCGATCACGACCGGGCCCCGTGGCGAACCGAGCCCACACAGACGACTGTAATGGCCTGCGCCCCCGTGCGTCGGCAGGGCAGGAGGTCGAGCCGAGGGCCCGCGCCCCGGCGGCTCGGCCGATCCGCTCGCGGAGGAACCACCTTGAAGTCCACGATCCCGTCCAGCTTGGGCCTCTTCGCCCTGCTCTTCGCGTCCGCTTGCAGCGGGCCGGAGGTGCCCTCGGCCTTCCAGCCCGATTCGCCCGCGTCTCTCGCGGCGCCGCCGGCGCCCCGCCCCCCCGTGGCGACCGTCCTCGTGGCCTCGCGTCCGACCGAGGCGAGCGTCTGCGCGCCGGGAAAACCCTGCGTGCTGCCGGAGTCGCAGGAGGCGGCGCCGGGCGGCGGCGGGCACCCGCACGGCGGGCACGATCATGGCAATCACGCGGGCCACGGAAACCACGACGGCCACAGCGGCCACAGCGGCCACAGCGGCCACAGCGGCCACAACCATTGACCCGGTGGAACCTGCCATGACGACGAGGTCCTTTTTTTCGTTCTCCGCGCTCACGCTCGTCCTGGGCCTGTCCGCCGGCTGCGCGAGCGCGACGCTACCCCAGCACGTGGGCGAGGTGAACGACATCTTCGCGGCGCGAAACCGGCGCGATCTCGCGGCGTCCGTGCCGCAGGACGAAAAAGACTGGGAGAAGACCGCGGCCGAGGTGCCGAAGCTCCTGTCGAAGCCGCTCGACGCGGACGGCGCCGTGCGTATCGCGCTCGCGCAGAACCGCGACCTGCGGGCGGCCTTTTACGAGATCGGTATCGCCCGCGGTCGGTTCGTTCAGGCCGGCTTGCCGCCGAACCCCGAGATCGACTTCGGCGTCCGGCGCCCGAACGATCCCGCGCAGCCGCTCCAGCTCGACATCGGGATCGAATACAACCTCACCGGGCTCCTGATCCTGCCGCTCCGCAAGGGCGTCGCCGAGGCGGAGCTCGCGGCCGAGCGGCTACGCGTGGCGGGCCGGGTGCTCGATACGGCGTACGGCGCCCGCACCACGTTTTACACGGTCCAGGCCCGGCGGCAGGAGCTCGACCTGCGCGTCCGCGCGCTGAAGGCGTTCCAGGCCGGTTATGCCGCCGCCGAGGAGCTGCACCGCGTGGGCAACCTGCCCGACGTCGACCTCGCCACGCAGCGGGCGGCGGTGGAGTCGGCGCGGATCGACGTCGCCGAGGCGGAGAACCGCCTGCTCGACGCCCGGGAAGACCTGAACGTCGCCTTGGGTTTGTCCGGCGAGCAGACCGACTGGACGGTCGAGGCGCCGCTGCCAGATCCGCCGGCCGAGGAGGTCGCGCCCGAGCGTGTCGAGCAGCGCGCCGTCGCGGCGAGCTTCGAGCTCCAGGAGCTCGAGGCGCGTATGCGTGTCGCCTCGAAGCGCGCCGGGCTCGCGCAGACCGAGGGCACCCTGCCCCACGTCTCGGGCGGGTTCCACGGCGAGCGGGACGGGTTCGCGTGGGAGATCGGCGGCCACGTGACGGTGGGTTTGCCCATCTTCGATCGCAACCAGGGCACGGTCCTGAGCGCCCGTTCGGAGTTCGGCGCCCAGCGCGAGCGGTACCTGGCGACCGCCACGTCGCTACGCGCGACGGTGCGATCGGCGCTGAACCGCGTCGAATCCGCGGGGCGGCGCGCTCGTCATTACCGCGAGGCCGTCCTGCCGGCGCGCGAAAAGGCCCTCGCCGAGACGCTGCTGCAATACAACGCCATGCAGGTCAGCGTCTTTCAGGTCCTCGAGAGCCAGCGCCAGGTCACGCAGACGGGCATCACCTACGTCGAGACGCTGCTCGATTACTGGAATGCGCGCGCGGCCCTCGATCAGATCCTCGCCGGCCGCCACCGCGGCCTCGCCCTCGGCCCCGCCGGCGCGGCGCCCTCGAACACCCCTTCCGGCGGCGGCAGCGCCGAGGCCGGCCACTGATTGCAGGTGAGAAACCCCATGGACCGCCGTAAATTCGTTCAGTTCGGAGTCGCCGCGGGCAGCGCCTTGCTCGCCGGAGACGTGTTCGGCCAGGAAACCAAACCGGGCGCCGCGCCCTCGCGCCCCTCGCCGAAGCGCGCCGTCTTCCCGGGCGGCCAGCCCGCGGTCGTCACGCCGAACGGCGTGACGTTGCCCCTGAAGGAGAAGGGCGGCCTGAAGATCGGCCACCTCGTCGCCATGCCCGTGAAGCACACCTTCGCGCCGGGGCTCGAGGGGGATTGCTGGGGCTACAACGGCAGGACGATCGGGCCCACGATCGAGGTCGTCGAGGGGGATCACGTGCGGTTTTACGTGACGAACAAGCTGCCCGAGCCCACGACCGTGCACTGGCACGGCGTGATCCTGCCGAACGGGATGGACGGCGTGTCGGGCTTGAACCAGCGCCCGATCAAGCCCGGGGAGACGTTCGTTTACGAGTTCACCTTCCGCCACCCCGGGACGTACATGTATCACCCCCATTTCGACGAGATGACGCAGATGGCGCTCGGGATGATGGGGATGATCGTGGTGCACCCGAGGCGGCCGAAGGGCCCGCCGGTGGATCGGGATTTCGTGCTGATGACACACGAGTGGAAGATCACGCCGGGCTCGCGGCGGCCGGATCCGAACGAGATGACCGATTTCAACGTGCTGACCTTCAATTCGAAGGCGTTCCCCGGCACGGAGCCGCTCGTCGTGGGACGCGGCGAGCGCGTGCGGATCCGTTTCGGCAACCTCTCGGCGATGGATCACCACCCGATCCATTTCCACGGGCTCACCTTCGAGACGACGTGGACCGACGGCGGCGAGATCCCGGTCTCGGCGCGTCGCCCGGATACGACCGTGCTCGTGCCCGTCGGCAGCACGCGGGTCATCGAGTTCGTCCCCGACGAGCTCGGCGACTGGGCCTTCCATTGCCACATGACCCACCACGTGATGAACCAGATGGGCCACGGGATGCCCGTCATGGTGGGCGCCGACGCGCGGAAGATCGACCCCAAGGTGCAGAGCCTCCTGCCCGGTTACATGACGATGGGACAAACCGGCATGGGCGAGATGGCCGAGATGGGCATGCCCGTGCCGAAGAACTCGATCCCCATGGGCGGCGGAGCCGGCCCGTTCAGCTCGATCGACATGGGCGGGATGTTCACGATCCTGAAGGTCCGCGACAACCCCGATACCGCGGATCCCAAGGGCTGGTACCAGCACCCGAAGGGGACCGTGGCCGATCGCGCGGACGCGGCGGCGATGAAGGCGGATGGTATCGATCCGGACGCGAGATTCGGTTGAGCCTGCGCCATCGAGGAAGGAGCTTTTGCCATGAACACGAAGAGCATTTACGAGACGCTCGCCGCCCTCGGGGCCGGAGTGATGATCGCGGGTTGCGCAACGTCTCCGGCCGAGCCGGGCGGCGCGGAGGTGAAGCCGGTGGCCGAGGTCCCCGCCGCGAGCCCGCCCCCGGCGAAGGCAATGCCCGCAGCCGTGGAGCCCGCCACGAGCGCGGCGGCCCCGCCCCCCGCAGCTCCGCCGAAGGCAACCGCGGCGGCCCCGCCGGCCGCTGCGCCTCGCGCCACCACGGCGCCGCCCGCCGCGAAGGTGGCCACCGCAGCGCCCGCGCCTTCGCCCGTGACCGCGACCGCGGCTCCGCCTGCCGAGGAGCCCGCCCCCGCCCCCGCCGCGACCACGACGGCCGCGAAAAAACACGGCGCGCAGATGAGCTGCGGCGAAGGGTCCTGCGGCTGATCACGGCGCTTTGAGCCGACGGCGCAAGACCGACGCTGCAAGACCAATCAGGACGAGCCCCGTAAGCCCCACCACGACGAGCGTCACCGTATCACCACGCAAAAAACTCTCGCCGAGGAACACGCTCCCGAGGGCGAACGGCAGCTCCCCGACGCCGACCACCACCAGGTAACGAGCGAAGCGATACCGGAGCGTGCCGAGCAAATACCCCGGGAGCTCGGACGGGAGCGCGAGCTGGA is from Polyangium spumosum and encodes:
- a CDS encoding YeeE/YedE family protein is translated as MQGFTPLPALLGGMLIGLSASVLLLWNGRIAGISGMVAGIVLPGSSERSERLLFLLGMLGGGGVLLALRPESFPPAGSIPISFAVAAGLLVGFGTRLGNGCTSGHGVCGLSRLSARSLVATLTFMATGILTVFLARTFGGGLR
- a CDS encoding ATP-binding protein, coding for MAWESDQARQLHLHGSAEARARPASLSRSVARLPLLFGAAVLVVTGCTLLGWALDIPGLCGWKTPYPPMMPMSAVTLLLQGLAVLCARPDPRQQSGGRAFAGRAFAAASLGLTLVILAEYAMGIDLVDDLLFPDAVHRHTPDPFPGRMSLYTALVASFTASALLTASRPSPRARAWTQPLATVGGLLSLLALMGHLYGVIVLFGVTRILGMAIPSAVAVLLLALSAITLTPERGVMAALLRGGSSGVLLRKLLLVATCLPLALAVALRLGSAASLYSLPFSFSVYVLLTVVASHAIAFLAAAVVARIEEERVERAVLSVARAQATAERDRAQALAEALRQNQAQFQAIVDHAPAAIYIKDAEGRLLLISRHAERAYGRPREVMLGKHERNFLSRETADVFAANDAVVRERGAPLETEEILLLPDGPHTYLSIKFPLPAPDGGPCLVAGISTDITEKKRFEERREFLLALQAELLHLDDPAALAGRAVSRLGERLGVDGAGLVLVDQAAQEVVHVPGYAYGTTPRDIWRFPLDVWGRTLAEIHEGHVIVVNDTATDPRMRDDYERVHGKYGVAAILMAPIFRNGAWVAYLSAYTATPRRWADDEVKLCREVANITWPLYENARLVVLLRDAVRARDDFLSIASHELKTPLTPLLLRLESLERATTKQPDSPYVQTVKGVVDVAKRQLRRLTDLTTDLLDATRIQAGKLSVVHEEVDLVEVVRDVCQRFALDAARVGSPLVIHAPASAKGLWDRLRVEQVVDNLLSNALKYGPGKPICIEIVVHERTATLTVKDQGIGIRVEDQERIFGRFERAVPERSYGGLGLGLHIVRAIVEALGGTIAVLSAPGEGATFTVTLPFGSARATEAA
- a CDS encoding alpha/beta fold hydrolase — its product is MSSPASEPEIHHRTLDVGEVRLHIAEAGSGPLVILLHGFPEFWYAWRRILPALAQKGFHVVAPDMRGYGRSDKPAGVDAYGTRHLAGDIAGLVRALGEPRASVVGHDWGAGVAWCFAMAHPELLARLCVINGPHPARLLRDGIRSPRQLARSWYMFAFQLPALPERLLGHDDYAGMLEALRKEVRGPNVPSAEDLERYREAFAEPGALTAMINYYRAAVRRRDQVRTRRIDAPTLVLWGDEDRYLGREFADPGSDLVPDVRIQHVPGATHWIHHERPELVTAEIAAFLQNDGA
- a CDS encoding TolC family protein — protein: MTTRSFFSFSALTLVLGLSAGCASATLPQHVGEVNDIFAARNRRDLAASVPQDEKDWEKTAAEVPKLLSKPLDADGAVRIALAQNRDLRAAFYEIGIARGRFVQAGLPPNPEIDFGVRRPNDPAQPLQLDIGIEYNLTGLLILPLRKGVAEAELAAERLRVAGRVLDTAYGARTTFYTVQARRQELDLRVRALKAFQAGYAAAEELHRVGNLPDVDLATQRAAVESARIDVAEAENRLLDAREDLNVALGLSGEQTDWTVEAPLPDPPAEEVAPERVEQRAVAASFELQELEARMRVASKRAGLAQTEGTLPHVSGGFHGERDGFAWEIGGHVTVGLPIFDRNQGTVLSARSEFGAQRERYLATATSLRATVRSALNRVESAGRRARHYREAVLPAREKALAETLLQYNAMQVSVFQVLESQRQVTQTGITYVETLLDYWNARAALDQILAGRHRGLALGPAGAAPSNTPSGGGSAEAGH
- a CDS encoding multicopper oxidase family protein, whose amino-acid sequence is MDRRKFVQFGVAAGSALLAGDVFGQETKPGAAPSRPSPKRAVFPGGQPAVVTPNGVTLPLKEKGGLKIGHLVAMPVKHTFAPGLEGDCWGYNGRTIGPTIEVVEGDHVRFYVTNKLPEPTTVHWHGVILPNGMDGVSGLNQRPIKPGETFVYEFTFRHPGTYMYHPHFDEMTQMALGMMGMIVVHPRRPKGPPVDRDFVLMTHEWKITPGSRRPDPNEMTDFNVLTFNSKAFPGTEPLVVGRGERVRIRFGNLSAMDHHPIHFHGLTFETTWTDGGEIPVSARRPDTTVLVPVGSTRVIEFVPDELGDWAFHCHMTHHVMNQMGHGMPVMVGADARKIDPKVQSLLPGYMTMGQTGMGEMAEMGMPVPKNSIPMGGGAGPFSSIDMGGMFTILKVRDNPDTADPKGWYQHPKGTVADRADAAAMKADGIDPDARFG